Proteins encoded together in one Xiphophorus maculatus strain JP 163 A chromosome 13, X_maculatus-5.0-male, whole genome shotgun sequence window:
- the LOC106699780 gene encoding angiopoietin-related protein 7-like — MKLEPVLWTFLLTGWCFHYASADFVDLSEHSKVELQDAQESKENIFDKNTRKPRDLPDMQMESNWNVPDLNQGTYEDADWHPSASILEAFSDLNPDAPTVIQIDSAGGVDSSTNQTFNQTHCGEYSSQLMPNGQCRLMATLPRVGMTEKRCPDMFRCTDEISFWLQENQNRKQQLEELRETMSELQEEVRNHRHRVKALEMQGEDSVRWNSTVGHRLHFLELRHAEADTLLQVHAALLYELQAQLRNLSATMQHMSRSSCTINVIKATPPLSMRNTLAPGGQYLSFCPSDCTSLYHNGVRRSGVYTIVMSPGTTFPVYCDMETDGGGWTVFQHRRDGSVSFNRGWAEYRDGFGEARGEHWLGNHHVHLLSNQGHYSLRIDMQDWSHAHRHALYQSFRIDDEENQYRLHVSGFSGTVEDSFGWYHDQHGFSTPDTGNICAEISHAGWWFHQCFYTNLNGVYYKGGRYSLRAHNLLGPDGIVWFSWKDSDFYSLKGVTMMIRPQSFRSLSP, encoded by the exons ATGAAGTTAGAACCAGTGCTGTGGACATTTTTACTCACGGGCTGGTGTTTCCATTATGCCAGTGCTGACTTTGTGGACTTAAGTGAACACTCTAAAGTTGAACTGCAGGATGCACAAGAGTccaaggaaaatatttttgacaagaaCACCCGGAAACCAAGGGATTTACCTGACATGCAGATGGAGTCAAACTGGAATGTACCTGACTTAAACCAGGGCACCTATGAAGATGCTGACTGGCACCCGTCTGCCTCAATCCTAGAAGCGTTTTCTGACCTGAATCCTGATGCCCCAACAGTCATACAGATCGACAGTGCAGGTGGTGTGGACAGTAGCACTAACCAAACTTTCAACCAGACACATTGTGGAGAGTACAGCAGCCAGCTGATGCCTAATGGACAGTGTCGCCTGATGGCAACTCTGCCTCGTGTGGGAATGACAGAAAAACGCTGTCCGGACATGTTTCGCTGCACAGATGAGATTTCATTCTGGCTTCAAGAGaaccaaaacagaaagcagcagcttGAGGAGCTGAGGGAGACAATGtctgagctgcaggaggaggtgaGGAACCACCGGCATCGAGTCAAGGCCCTGGAGATGCAG GGTGAAGACAGCGTCAGATGGAACTCAACCGTGGGCCATCGCTTGCATTTCTTGGAGCTGCGCCACGCAGAGGCCGACACGCTGCTCCAAGTGCACGCAGCGCTGCTGTATGAGCTGCAGGCGCAGCTTCGCAACCTGTCAGCCACCATGCAGCACATGAGTCGCAGCAGCTGCACAATCAATGTGATCAAGGCCACGCCGCCTCTCAGCATGAGAAACACACTGGCACCAG GTGGACAGTACCTGTCTTTCTGTCCATCAGACTGTACATCTCTGTATCACAATGGTGTGCGTCGTTCAGGAGTTTACACCATTGTTATGTCACCAGGCACCACTTTTCCTGTTTACTGTGACATGGAGACAGATG GTGGAGGCTGGACTGTATTTCAGCACAGGCGTGACGGCTCAGTCAGTTTTAATCGTGGCTGGGCCGAATACCGAGATGGTTTTGGTGAAGCACGAGGAGAACATTGGCTGGGCAACCATCATGTTCACCTGCTGTCCAACCAGGGTCACTACAGCCTTCGCATTGACATGCAGGACTGGAGTCACGCCCACAGGCACGCCCTGTATCAGTCTTTCAG GATAGACGATGAAGAAAACCAGTATCGCCTTCATGTTTCTGGTTTCAGTGGAACAGTGGAGGATTCCTTCGGCTGGTATCACGACCAACACGGTTTCAGCACACCAGACACGGGGAACATCTGTGCTGAGATCAGTCACGCCGGCTGGTGGTTCCACCAATGTTTCTACACCAACCTCAATGGAGTTTACTACAAG GGCGGCCGGTACTCTTTGAGGGCCCACAACTTGCTGGGGCCAGATGGCATCGTCTGGTTTTCCTGGAAGGATTCAGACTTCTACTCTCTGAAGGGGGTCACCATGATGATTCGGCCGCAAAGTTTCAGAAGTCTGTCGCCATAG
- the LOC102229500 gene encoding pro-opiomelanocortin-like, translated as MHPVLLLVVAVTVGGARTTFSRCWERRSCQELISESSMTECFQLCGLDPHEMTSILSSVHLQRPPSSIFLSPSPSSSSSQAKRSYSMEHFRWGKPLGRKRHPVEIPAGEKVDGDSAEIFPGELRWWELSREKMTAEDEERQEEAEEVSNEQHDKKDIPYKMKHFRWSGPVAGKRYGGFMKSWQEHSKRPLITLFRNVINKDGEEEKTAK; from the exons ATGCATCCTGTGTTGCTATTGGTGGTTGCAGTGACGGTGGGCGGGGCCAGAACGACGTTCAGTCGCTGTTGGGAGCGCCGGAGCTGCCAGGAGCTCATCTCTGAGAGCAGCATGACG GAGTGTTTCCAGCTTTGTGGACTTGACCCTCATGAGATGACCTCCATTCTTAGCAGTGTTCACCTTCAGCGTCCTCCTTCAtccatctttctttctccttcaccctcttcctcctcctctcaagCCAAACGTTCCTACTCCATGGAGCATTTCCGTTGGGGGAAGCCTCTTGGGAGAAAGCGTCATCCAGTGGAAATCCCTGCAGGCGAAAAGGTAGATGGGGACTCAGCTGAGATTTTCCCTGGAGAGCTGAGGTGGTGGGAGCTTTCCAGGGAAAAAATGACagctgaggatgaggagagacaagaggaagcagaggaggTCTCCAATGAGCAGCATGATAAAAAAGACATCCCGTACAAGATGAAGCACTTCCGCTGGAGCGGCCCTGTGGCGGGCAAACGCTACGGGGGCTTCATGAAGAGCTGGCAGGAGCACAGCAAGAGGCCGCTCATCACACTCTTCAGAAACGTCATCAACAAAGacggagaggaggagaagacaGCAAAATGA